The genomic window GCTCGATTTCGAAGAAGTCGGCCGAGCGCAGGTGCCGGTCTCGATGGCCGATGCCGGTATCCAGCGAGGCGGTCCGGATGTCGAGACGGCCGAACACCGCACTTTTGCCGGTGAGCTGCTCGTCGCCGCTGAACTCGGTGACCTCGGCGGTAGCAGCGGACATGGCAAGGCTTCTACTGAGCGTGGTATCCGGGGTGGGCCACGGCTAGTCGATGTCGCACCAGCGCGCGCAGACAGGCGGTGACGTCGGCGGCCCGGGCGTCCAGCCGCCCGTCCCGGATGGCGGCGGCCAGCGTGGCCTCGTCGTCGAAACCCAAGGCGGCCAACGCCGCGCGGGCCTCCCCGTGGCCGGCGTCGAGCAGCTCGCGTTCGACGGTGCGCAACACGTTGGCGGCGACCCGCGCGTGGAAGTTGACCTGCCCGGTCGTCGCCTCTCGCACGTCGCCTTCGATGAATTCGGCCACGGCCGCAACCAGTTCGGCCGCCGTGGGCCGCCCGTGCAACGGATTGCCGGGCGTCATCGCGGCGCCTCGTCGAGCAGGTCGAGCAGGTCCCATTCCGTCTCGCAGACCCGGCGCCCGATGGCCGCCAGTTCCACCGAGCGGGACTGTCCGCTCAGATGTCGCTGCGCCTGGAAGCGGCAGATGACGCCCCAGCGCAGCGTGGCCAGCACCAGCCACCAGTGAAACGCCACCCGATCGACGGTAGTCCCGCTGGCCTGTTCGTAGGCCAGCAGAAAACTCTCGATGCTGCCCAGGCCGCCGGCGCCGAAACCGGACGGGGCACCGAACCGCCACGCTCGGATGCAGAACCAGGCCAGGTCTTCATAGGCATGCCCGACGTGGACCAGCTCCCAGTCCAACACCGCGGCAAGGTTGGATTCGTCGACGATGAGGTTGCCCATCCGGAAGTCGCCGTGCACCAGAACGGCCGGCGACTGCGGGGGCCGGTGCGCGGCCAGCCAGCGAAACCCCCACTCGAAGATGGCCGTCGTATCACTCATGGCGTCGAGCCGAGCGCGCCACTCGTCGAGTTGGTCCTCGTGGGTCAGGCCTGGGCCGTCCACCGCGGCGCGATGGATGGCGGCGAGCGCCTGGGCGCATTGGTGTAGCAAGTGGGCCCGACCCACGTCTCCGGCACCGCCGTCGAACTGGCGCTGGATCCGCCGCACGATCGTCTCGCCCTTGATCTCGTCACAGACAAGGAACGGATTACCCAGTGCCGCAGTCGAATTCTCGGCTATGAGAATATGTGGGACCGGCGCGCCGGCTGCCGCCGCTGCGGCCTGAGCCCAGGCTTCCAGCTCCATGCCGGCGTGCACCTCGTCGGGCGGCCCGGTGCGCAGGATCAGCGAACGGCGTTGTCCGCCGCTGACGGCTTCGAAGGCCCGCGTGGTCCGGCTGGCGCCGCCGGTCAGTGCCTTCAGCTTGTCCACAGCGGTGCCGGCGCCAAGGACCGGCGCCAGCACCGCGGCCAGCTTGGCGGCCAGTTCTGCCTCGTCGACGCTCACTTCTTGCCAAATTTGAACAGCCGCTGGGCCACCCGGCGAATCTGGATCTCTTCGGCGCCCTCGGTGATCCGGTAGCGGCGATGATGGCGGTAGATGTGCTCGAACTGCTCGTGGCGGCTGTAGCCGAGACCGCCGTAGATCTGCATCGCGCGGTCGGCCGCGTCGCAAACCAGCCGGTTAGCACGGTAATTCGCCATCGAGACCTTGTCGGAGACCTCCATGTGATGGTCGCGATCCAGATGCCACGCGGCATATTGCACCAGCAGCCGCACCATCTGGGCCTCGGTCTGCAGCTCGGCCAGCGGCCATTGGACGGCCTGGTTCACCGCTAGCGGCTTGCCGAAGACGACACGGTTGCCGGCGTATTCGGCGGCCCGGTCGATGCAGTACTGGGCGGCACCGAGGCTGCTGGCCGCCTGCCGAATCCGGTTCTCGTGCAAGAAGGTTTGCGCGACTTCGAGGCCGCGATCCACCTCGCCGAGCACCGCGTCGGCGGGCACTCGGACGTCGGTCAGCTCGACCTCGCCGTGGTCGGTGGGCATGTTGAACGTCCACCAGTAGTACGGGACGTCGAATCCGGGTGTGTCGGTGGGCACCAGGAAAGCGGTGATGCCACGGGCCGCGCCGGGCTCACCCGAGGTGCGGGCGAAGATCAGGTCGTGGGTGGCCCGATGCACACCGGTGTTGAATCGCTTGGAGCCGTTGATCACCCACTCGTCGCCGTCGGGCGTGGCGGCCGATTCCAGCCAGGTCGCATCCGACCCGTGCTGCGGCTCGGTGAGTCCGAACGCCATCGAGCGCTCCCCGGTGATCAGCGCTTCGGACCAGTCCCGGCGCTGCGCGTCGGTGCCGAAGCGCTCCATCATGATCACCTGGGGGAAGTTGCCGACGATCGACGACTCGTTCTGCAGGTCGTTGTGCAGGCCAAGGCCCTTGTGCGCCAGGTGTTCCCGGATGACGGCCATGTCGACATTGGTGCCGTCGCGCCCGCCGAGCGACGCGGGCAAACCGTAGCGCAACCAGCCCGCCTTGTCGGCGCGCCGGCGCATCTCGGAGAGCAGCTCCTCCCACTCGCGGGTCGGGATGCCGTCGTTGTCCCAGTCGGTGCGCGCATGCTCGCGACGCTGGTCGAAGTACTGGATGTGCTCGCGTTCCAGCGGCTTGATCTCGGCTTCGATGAAGGCGTCCATCTCGGCGAGCACTCCTGGAAGGTGTTCTGGCAGAGTGAAATCCATTTCTTCTCCTAAGATCTGCGGAGGCTGCCGTAGAGGGTTTTCTTCCAGATCGTCGACAAGGTCGCGATGGCGTCCTGGTCGCTGATTTGCACATCGAGGCCGTGGGTGCCCACGAACACGGTGGTGAAGTTCTCGAACAACAGCGCGATGGCGGCCGCGGTGTGCTCCGGGTTGAGCTCGCTTCCGTAGCCCTGGTCCTGGGCGCGGCGCACCGATGCGGCCACGATGTCCATGCCGAACCGGCGAAATTCGTTCTGCACTGCGGCGAAGCGCGGCTGGGTCGCGGCGAGTTGGGCGACGGCGATCATGATGCCGATGTGCTGCTTGAACATGTTCCAGTAGCCGCTGACCACCGACGCGAAGAAGTCGTCGTCATCCGGAGAGTCCGGCAGATGCAGGCGCAACCCGGACGGTGTCACGACGTCGTGCAGAAACGACTCCGCCAGCGCGGCCAGCAGGTCTTCCTTGTCGGTGAAGTACCGGTAGAACACCGCCGGTGACTTGCCGGCGGCCGAGGTGATATCGGCCAAGTTGGTGCCGTGAAAACCACGCTCGGCGAACAGCTTACGGGCGGCCTGCGCAATGGCCTGCCTGGTCTGGCGGCCCTTGGCGGTCAGCTGTTCGGCCGGCATCAGGCCCGGATTCGGTCGCCGGCGCGCAGCAGTGCGCTCGGCAGTTCGTGACCGACCAGCGATTTCGCGACGCCCGCCGCGGCGATGGCCCCCTGCAGGTCGACGTCGACGTTGATGCCGCTGTCGGTCAGCAGGTAGACCAGATCCTCGGTGGCGATGTTGCCGGTGGCCCCCGGCGCGAACGGGCATCCACCCAGGCCGCCGACCGACGAGTCCAGCCGGGTGACCCCCGAACTCACCGCGGCGTACGCGCTGGCCAGCCCGGAGCCGCGGGTGTTGTGGAAATGGCCGCCCAGCGGCAGGTCGCCGATCACCGGGAGTAGATGTGCGATCAGCGAACTCACGCGCCCCGGGGTTGTGGTGCCGATCGTGTCGGCGATCGACAGCCGGTCGGCCCCGCGATCGCGGGCAGTCGCCGCTATGTCGAGCACACGCTGCGGCGGGGTGGGACCTTCGAACGGGGAGTCCCACGCGGTGGCGATGACGACCTCGACGGCGACTGCAGGGCCTGGGCCGTCGTGCGCAATCGCGACGATCTCGTCGATCTGCTCGGTGGCCTCGGCGCTGGTGCGCCCGACGTTCTTCTGGCTGAACGTGTCGTCGGCGGCCACCACGTATTCGATGGCGCGCAGCCCCGCGGCGACCGCCCGCTTGGCCCCGTTGGGGCTGGCCACCAGGGCCGAGAATTCGATGTCGGGGTAGTCGTGCAGGTGGGCGGCGACCTCGGCCGCATCGGCCATCGACGGCACCTTGGACGGAGACACGAACGCGGTGACCTCGACCTCGCGCACCCCGGTGGCCGCCACCGCCGCGAGCAGCTCCAGCTTGGCCGCCAACGGGATTGGGGCTTCGATCTGCAGGCCGTCGCGCAGCGCGACCTCCCGGATGTCGACGTGGGTCATGGCACCACTCTTCCTCATCGCTTCGCTCTGCATCGTCGTCGGTGCACGTCAGAGCACCTCCTCGGCCTTGAGCTCGTCGAGCTCTGCGGCGGTCTTGCCCAACAGGCCGACATAGACGTCGGTGTTGTGTTGGCCCGGGTATGCCGACCCGGCGGTGCGGACGCCGCCGGGCGATTCCGACAGCACCGGCACCACGCCCGGCCCCAACACGGGACGCTGGATGCGTTCGTCGTGGTGCTCGACGAGCATGCCGCGGGCCCGCAGCTGCGGGTCGGCGACGACCTCGGCCACGGTGTTGATCGAGCCGGCGATCACGCCTGCGGCACTGAGTGTTTCGACGATGTCGCCGGGCTGGCGTTCGGCGGCCCAGGCCGCGATGATCTTGTCGAGTTCGTCTTGGTTGCGGCCGCGGGCGGTATGCGTGACGAACCGGTCGTCGCCGGCCAGCTCCGGGCGGCCCATCGCCTTGCACAGGCGGGCGAAGACCGTGTCCTGGTTGGCGGCGATCACCACCCACGAGTCGTCGGCGCTGCGGTAGATGTTGGACGGCGCTATGCCATCGAGGCGGGTGCCCGATGGGCCGCGGACCACGCCGCCGACGTCGTAGTCGGGGATCGTGGATTCCTGAACGGCCAAGCATGATTCGGTGAGCGCGACGTCGACCACTTGGCCGTGACCGGTCACGCTGCGGCGGTACAGGGCGGCTAGCGCGCCCTGTGCGCCGAACATGCCGGCCAGGCTGTCACCCAGCGACAGCGCCAGCCGGGGCGGCGGCCCTCCGGGAAAGCCGTTGAGGTGGCGCAGTCCGCTGGCGGCTTCGGCCACCGACGCATAGCCCGCCTTGTGCGCGTCGGGCCCGGTCTGCCCGTAGCCGGAGACGCGAACCAGGATGATACGCGGATTGCGTTCGTTGAGCACGTCGTAGCCCAGGTCCCACTTCTCCAAGGTGCCGGGCCGGAAGTTCTCGACGATGATGTCGGATTTGTCGACGAGTTCGAGGAACAGCTCGCGACCGCGTGGCCGGCGCAGGTCGAGGGTGATCGCTTTTTTGTTGCGCGCATGCACCGTCCAGAAGACATGGTGCCCGTCGACCTCTGCCTGCCCCCAGGTGCGCAGGGGGTCGGGCGCGTTCGGCGGTTCCACCTTGATGACGTCGGCGCCCATGTCGCCGAGCAGCCGGCCGGCGAACGGCCCCGCGATCAGGGTGCCGAGTTCGAGCACCCGGATCCCGTCCAGCGGTCCCGATGGGGTCATTCGCTGCTCGCGAAGTCGTGTCGAACCAGCCAGTCGGTCACGATGTCGATGGCCTCGCGCAGCTTGTCGCGCTGGTCGGGACCCGCGTAATAGTGTGTAGCGCCGTGGATTTCGTGCATCTCCTTGTCGGGGTGCCCGATCGCCTCGAACAGTCGGCGGGTGTGGCTGGGGGTGCAGGCGTCGTCTGCGAGATTCCCGATCACCAGCGCCGGGACCGCGATGTCACGCCCGCATTCCACGCCGTCGCCGCGGGCGTCGTCGTAACTCCACTGCGAGAGCCAGCCGCGCAGCGTGGAGAACCGGGCTAGCCCGACCGGGCCGTTGTTAACCACCTGCGGGTCGCCCAGGTAGCAGGTGCCGGGCTTGCGTTCGTTGGGGTCGACGGCCGGATCCAGCCAGCGCGGGTCGGCCATCGTGCCGTGCACGACGAACCCGAACTCGTCTTGCGGGCGTCCCTGTGCCTTCAATTCGGCCAACTTGTCTCTCACCCAGGCGGTGATGCGCCGGTTGCGGTCGATCTGAGCCTGACGGTACCGCTCCAGGAATTCCTCGGTATAGGGCGGTTGGTTGGGGTTGTCCGGGTTGTACAGGTCGAGCTCGGGATCGCGCTTGGTGGGATCGGATTCGTCGAGGATCGACGCGTCCATCCATTCGGTCAGCGTGCCGTGCCGGCTGATGTGTGCGGCCAGCAGCATGATGCCGTCGGCGGCGGGCAGCTCCAGCTTGGTCAGGTCGGGACCGTCGCCGGACGGGCTGCTGGTAATCGTCGCGTGCTGAGCCTGCTGCTGGTAGAGCACCGACAGCGAGCCGCCGCCGCTCCAGCCGGCTAGCACGACCTTCTGATAGCCCAGCCGGTTCTTCGCGTCTTTGATGCACTCGCCGAGGTCCTCGACCACCTTCTCCATCAACAGCGCCGAATCGGTGCCGCGGAACCGGCTGTTGCAGTAGATGACATGGTGGCCGGCGCGAGCCAGCCCGTTCATCATCGGCAGGTACGCGCCGCCGCCGATCGGGTGCATGAACACCAGCACGGTGTCCGACGGTTTGTTCTTCGGCTTGAGCAGATAGCTTTCCAGCACGGTGATCTCGGCCAGCCCGCCGTACACATCCCGGACATCGGAATTGTTCTGGAACGCAACAAGATACGGAATCCGGTCGTATTCGTGCTTGCCGGCTTGTTTCACCGTCTGTGCGCTCCCCATCTCAGTGTTGTCCCAGTTCGTTGGCGAGCACCTCGGCCGACGGCGTCAGCCGCCGGCGCGTGTCGACGGCGATGACCTGCCAGTCGACCCGCGAATGCTCATCGAACTTGCGGCGCGCACGTTCGCGGGCCTTTTCCGGCGCGCCGTGGTGAACCCCTTGCGGCGCATGCGAGATCAGGCCCGGCGGCATCGGGATGCCGTACAGCGAGCCGCCGTGGAAGAAGGCGATCTCGTCGTAGTCGACGTTGCGGTGATACCAGGGGGTGCGTTCGGTGCCGGGCACGCCCTCGGCGGGCTTGGGCAGGAAGTTCATCACGTAGACGCCGGTGGCCTGCATGAACAGGTGGACGGTCGGTGGCAGGTGGACGCTGTCGGAGGTGACGACGTTGTAGTCGTCGATGTTGAAGGTGAAGGCGAAGTTGTCGCCCCGCCAGCCTTCGACGTCGAGCGGATTGTGTTGGTAGAACAACGTGGTCGGGCCGCCGTCATGGATGAGCCGGACCTCGTACTCGTCGCGGCCGTCGTGGAATGGATCGGGGTCGATCGGGGCCGGTTCCGGAATGACGGCCTGCGACGGGTCGAACGGGAAGTGCCGGCCCAAAACGCCTGGGGGAGGGACGCGGAACTCGTCGGTGGCTTCGATCATCAGCAGCGTGGTCTCGCGGTCCGGCAGCTGCCGCCAAGTGCACGCCTTGGGGATGTAAACCCAGTCGCCGGCGCGGTAGCGCAGCGGGCCGAATTCGGTCTCCAGCAGGCCGGCGCCGTCGTGCACGAAGCAGAGCAGGTCCCCGTCGACGTGCCGCGCGAAGTAGGGCATCGGCTGGTGGCGGCGGCTCAGCGAAATCCGGCAGTCGTCGTTGCTGAACATGAGCAGCGGCCCGCCGTTGGCGTCGTTGGCGTCGCTGGGTTTGAGCTCGCTGGCCAGCACGTCGACAGGGCGCAGCGGACCGACCGATCGGTAAGCGGTCGGGTCGTGGCGGCGGTAGATGTTGGCCGTCCGGCCGGCGAATCCGCCGCGGCCGAGCTCGTCGTCCTTGAGACCGTCGAGGTCGGCGTGCAGGCGCCGCGGTGTTTTGCCTTTTCGCAGGTGAACAAAGGATTCCATGGATGACTCCCGGGCTCCGGCGAGCATAGAGGTGAGAACAGAAATGAAAGTAACATTACTTTCTTTTCTAGCACCGCACAAGGGCGCGGCTTTCGCGTGCGCCTAGTCGCGCACGCGCAGGACGACCTTGCCTTTGGCGGTGCGATTCTCCATGGACGCAACCGCGGCGGCGGCCTCCTGCAGGGGGAAGACGTCGGGCTGCGGGGCGGGCAGCTGTCCCGAGCTGAGCAGGCGCTCGAGTGCGCTCCACTGCTCGGTCAGCGCTCCGGGGTGTGACCCGGCCCAGGCGCCCCAGCCCACCCCGACCACGTCAATATTGTTGAGCAACAATCGGTTCACCTTCACGGTGGGTATCTCACCGCCGGTGAAGCCGATCACCAGCAGGCGTCCGCCCGCAACGAGCGAACGCAACGAATCGGTGAACCGGTCGCCGCCGACGGGGTCGACGACGATGTCGACGCCGCGCCCGTCGGTCAGTTTCTTGACCGCGTCCTTGAAGCCGTCGGCCAGCACCACATCCGTCGCGCCCGCCGCGGTGGCGATCTCGGCCTTCTCTTCGGTGCTGACCACCGCGATGGTGCGCGAGGCCCCGAGCACTGGCGCAAGCCGCAGCGTCGAGGTGCCGATTCCGCCGGCCGCGCCGTGCACCAGCACCGTCTCGCCTTGCTGCAGACGCCCTCGTGTCGTGAGCGCGAAGTACACCGTCAAGTCGTTGAACAGTAGGCCGGCGCCCGCCTCGAAGCTGACGTTGTCCGGCAGTTTGAACACCCGGTCGGGCGCGAGCACCGCGACTTCGGCCATGCCGCCGGTGAGCATCGTCAGCCCGACCACCCGATCGCCGGGACGCACGTGCGACCCGTCCGGCGCCGCCCGGACCACGCCGGCGATCTCGGCGCCGAGTACGAACGGCGGCTGCGGGCGATATTGGTAGAGGCCGCGGGTGAGCAACGCGTCCGGGAACGCCGCGCCGGCCGCGTGCACGTCGACCACCACCCCGTCGCCGGTGGGTTCGTCGATGTCGGCCAACTCGACCGCGTCGGGACCATCCAGCCGAGTCACACGTATCGCGCGCATGGGCGAAGCCTACTGTCGGCTCAGAATCCGCCGGCGACCCGCACCACGGCCCGCCCGGAGTACTTCCCGTCGCGGACCTGGTCAATCACCTCGACGACGTCCTTGACGTCAACGTCGCTGGTGACGGCGTCCAGATGCCGCGGTCGCAGCGAGTCGCCGAGCAGCGCCCAGAGCTCGCGGCGCCGGCCGATCGGCATCAGCACCGAGTCCATGCCCAGCAACGAGATGCCGCGCAGGATGAACGGCAGCACGGTCGTGTGCAGTGCCGGGCCGCCAGTGAGGCCGCTGGCGGCGACCGCCCCGCCGTATTCGACGGTGCTCAGCACGTCGGCCAGCGTCGCGCCGCCCACGCAGTCCACTGCGCCCGCCCAGCGGGCCTTGCCCAGCGGTCGCGGTTTGGCGTCGGGATCGGCGGGCAGCCGGCCGATAATCTGGCTGGCGCCAAGCTCTTTCAGCATGCCGGCCGCCGACTCCTTGCCGCTGGACGCCACCACCTGGTAGCCCGCCGCGGCCAGCAGGTCCACGCTCACCGAGCCGACCCCGCCGGAGGCCCCGGTGACGACGATGGGTCCCGCGTCGGTGGTCCCGGGTTTCAAGCCCCAGTCGATCAGCGCCTGCACGCTCATCGCGGCGGTGAAGCCGGCGGTGCCGATCGCGGCGCCCTCGCGCGGGCTCAGCGAGCCGAGCGCCACCACCTGATCGGCCGGCAGCCGCGCGTACTCGGCGTAGCCGCCGTGGTGGCCGGTCCCGATCGCATAGCCGTGGGCCAGCACCTGGTCGCCGGCGCTGAAATCGGGCGATTGCGATTCGACGACCTCGCCGGTCAGGTCGATCCCGGGCACGATGGGGTAATCGCGGACCACGCCGCCCTTCGGTGTCAAAGCCAACGCGTCCTTGTAGTTGACGCTCGAATACAGCACCCGGATCGTCACGTCACCCGGCGGCAAATCGGATGGGCTCAAGGTCTCGACCGACGCGGTCACTCGGTCACCATCTTGGCGGGCTACCAGTGCCTGAAAACTGTCCATGTCACGACGCTAGCCTTGCCCGGTGCCGAGCCCTCCGCTCGGTCGCTGATTCCGGCTACTTGAGTTCGGCCGAGGACAGGCCCAGCAAGCGGCGGGCGACGACGAGCTGCTGGATCTGCTGCGTGCCCTCGAAGATGTCCATGATCTTCGAGTCGCGCGCCCACTTCTCCAGCAACGCCTGCTCGGAATACCCTGAGGTGCCCGCCAATTCGACAGCCTTGAGGGTGATGTCGCTGCCGACCCGCCCGGCTTTGGCCTTGGCCATGGACGCCTCTTTGGAGTTCGGGATCTTGTTGTCGGCCTGCCACGCTGCGCGCAAGGTCAGCTGGTAGGCCGACTCCCAGTCGGCCTCCATGCGCAAAAACTCGGCGGCCGCGGCGCTCTGGGCGTGCGAGGGCCTGTCATAGGAGATGTCCACACCGGCCTCGGTCAGGATCTTGCGCAGCTCTTCCAGGGCGGCGCGGGCAATCCCGATGGCCATGCCGGCCACCACGGGTCGCGTGTTGTCGAACGTCTCCATCACGCCGGCGAACCCTTGGCCAGATTCGATTGCCGGCTTACCGAGCAGGTTGTCCTTGGGGATGCGCGCGTTGTCGAACCGGATGGCGGCGGTGTCGGAGCCCTTGATGCCGAGCTTGTTCTCCAGGCGCTCGACGGTGACGCCGGGATGTTCGCGGGGCACGATGAAAGACTTGATCGCCGGGCGCCCCTGGGACTTGTCCAACGTTGCCCACACCACGATGTGGGTGGCCCGCGAACCCGCTGTGACATAGATCTTTTCGCCGTTGATCACGTACTCGTCGCCGTCCAGCTTGGCGGTGGTGGACACCGCCGCCGAGTCGGAGCCGAAGCCCGGTTCGGTGATGGCCATCGCCGCCCAGACCCTGCCCAGCCGAGCCAGCTGCTCGTCTGTGGCCACGCCGCTGATGGCCGCGTTGCCCAGGCCCTGATAGGGAATGGACAGCATCATCGCCGCGTCGCCCCAGCATGCCTCCATCGTCTGCAGCACCGCGGCCATATTGGCGCCGTTGCGGTTTTCGTCCTTGCTTTCGCCGCCTCGGAAGGCTTCGGTTCCGGCCAGCCCCAGTGCATTGGACTCGGCGGCCCCGGAGAACAGGCTGGCCAGTGTGTCCAGCTCGACGGGGTACGCGTGTTCCTGCTCGTCGTACTTGCGGGCGATCGGCCGCATCATTTCCGCGGCGGCCTGGTGTGCCTTGTCGATCACCGCTTGCATCTTGCGCGGCAGTTCGAGATTGATTGCCATGATTGATCTTTCGCTAGCTGACGACTTATATGACGACAACGCCCTCGGCGACGCCGACGGCCCGTAGGTCGCGGTACCAGCGTTCGACGGGGTGTTCCTTGGTGTAGCCGTGACCGCCGAGCAGCTGCACGCCGTCCAGCCCGATCTGCATGCCCTTGTCGGCGCCGAGTCGCTTGGCCAGGGCAGCTTCACGGGTGAAGGTCAGGCCCTGTTCGGCGCGGGCCGCGCCGCGCCAGGTGATCAGGCGCAGCCCGTCGAGCTCGATCGCGATGTTGGCGCACATGAACGCGACGGCCTGGCGGCGGGCGATCGGCTCGCCAAATGCCTCGCGCTCCTTCACATACGGGATGACGTAGTCCAGCACAGCGTGTGAGGTGCCGACGGCCAGCGCCGCCCAGCCCAGGCGGGACAGCGCGACCGCCTCGGAAAAGGCCGCGTCATATTCGCCAGGTGCCGCGTCTGGTTCGCCGAGCCGGGCGCTCAGTGGCACCGACACGCCGGAAAGTTCGACCTGGCCGAGCGAGGCCGCACGAATTCCCATGCTCGGATCCGCTTTGACCGTAAGGCCTTTCGCGGAGGATTCGACGATGAACAGGGCCGGCTTGCCATTGAGTTGCGCGCCGACGATGAGCAGCTCCGCGTCGGCGGCGGCCGGCACCAACGACTTGACACCGTCGAGCCGGTATCCGCTCGGCGTGCGCACGGCCGTGGTCTGCAGGCGGGTAGGGTCGAACAACGGGCGCGGTTCGGCGATGGCCACGCAGGCCTGCGGAACGTGCTCGCCGGCAAACTCTTTGAGGTAGGTGGCCTGCTGGTCCGCACTGCCCCAGTGCGTCAGCGCGGAGGCGACGCCCCCGGGCGCCAGGATCGGCAGTGCCAGGCCCATATCGCCGTAGGCCAGCGCCTCGGCCACCAGAACGTTGGTCACGCTGGAGCGGTGCGCGGCTATGCCGTCGAAATCCTCGGGGATGTTGATCGCGGTGATGCCCAACTCGGCGGCCTTCGCGATTAGATCCGACGGGTAGGCCGCGGCCTCGTCGGCCCCTGCGGCCGCGGGACGCAGTATCTCCTCGGCGAAGTCCTCGAGCGTCTCGACGATCATCTTCTGTTCGTCATCGGGCGTCAGGTCGTAGAAGTCCTTGCCGCTGGACTTGAGCCGGGTCGGCCCGCTGCGGAGATTCTGGACCTTCTTGAACTGTCGGGACGTGGCACCGGCGGTGGAGAAGATCGTCTTCGTCCCGTAGTGCAGGCCCCGGTTCAGGGGGTCGCGCAGGTGGTATTTGTCCAGGAACCGCTGGCCGACGATCGGGGTCAGCAGCGCCAGCGTGACGTCGACTCCCGTGCGCCGGTGGGGTTGCAGCCCGACGCCGGTCTTGCGGCCGCGCCGTTTGACGCGGGAGCGGGAGGAATTTGTGCCGGAGGAAGTTTCCGTCATGTGATCAGCCTCTGTAGTTGGGGCGATGCAATCAGAAGGCTACCTTACTCCGGAGTAAGATAAAGAGCGGCTGTTAACTACTTCACACCGAGATGGTCGAGCACCCGTTCGTGCAGCAGGCCGTTGGTCGCCACGGCGCTGCCGCGATGGGGGCCGGGTTTGCCGTCCAATCCGGTGAACGTTCCGCCCGCCTCGCGGACGACGACATCGAGAGCCGCCAGGTCCCATACCGAGACTTCGGGTTCGGCGGCGATATCGACGGCCCCCTCGGCGAGGAGGCAATACGAGAAGAAGTCGCCGTAAGCACGCACCCGCCACACGGCATCCGTCAGACCGATGAACCGGTCCCGCAGGCCGCGCTCCGCCCAGCCCGACAGGCTGGAGAACGAGAGGCTCGCCGAATCAAGCTGTGCCACAGAGGAAACCGACAAGCGTCGGGGACCTCCACCGTCGATGGAGACGAAGGCGCCCCCGCCGGCGGCCGCCCACCACCGGCGTTGCAGCGCCGGGGCACTCACGACGCCGACGACCGGTACGCCCTCCTCCAGTAGGGCGATCAGGCTGGCCCACACCGGCACGCCGCGCACGAAGTTCTTGGTGCCGTCGATGGGGTCGATGATCCATTGGCGTCCGGTGAACGTCGTGGTTCCACCGAACTCCTCGCCGACGACGCTGTCGTCGGGCCGGCGGCGGCCGAGTGTTTCGCGCAGGTCGGCCTCGACCGCATGGTCGGCGTCGGTTACCGGGGTCAG from Mycobacterium shigaense includes these protein-coding regions:
- a CDS encoding hydroxymethylglutaryl-CoA lyase, whose translation is MTHVDIREVALRDGLQIEAPIPLAAKLELLAAVAATGVREVEVTAFVSPSKVPSMADAAEVAAHLHDYPDIEFSALVASPNGAKRAVAAGLRAIEYVVAADDTFSQKNVGRTSAEATEQIDEIVAIAHDGPGPAVAVEVVIATAWDSPFEGPTPPQRVLDIAATARDRGADRLSIADTIGTTTPGRVSSLIAHLLPVIGDLPLGGHFHNTRGSGLASAYAAVSSGVTRLDSSVGGLGGCPFAPGATGNIATEDLVYLLTDSGINVDVDLQGAIAAAGVAKSLVGHELPSALLRAGDRIRA
- a CDS encoding alpha/beta fold hydrolase, with product MKQAGKHEYDRIPYLVAFQNNSDVRDVYGGLAEITVLESYLLKPKNKPSDTVLVFMHPIGGGAYLPMMNGLARAGHHVIYCNSRFRGTDSALLMEKVVEDLGECIKDAKNRLGYQKVVLAGWSGGGSLSVLYQQQAQHATITSSPSGDGPDLTKLELPAADGIMLLAAHISRHGTLTEWMDASILDESDPTKRDPELDLYNPDNPNQPPYTEEFLERYRQAQIDRNRRITAWVRDKLAELKAQGRPQDEFGFVVHGTMADPRWLDPAVDPNERKPGTCYLGDPQVVNNGPVGLARFSTLRGWLSQWSYDDARGDGVECGRDIAVPALVIGNLADDACTPSHTRRLFEAIGHPDKEMHEIHGATHYYAGPDQRDKLREAIDIVTDWLVRHDFASSE
- a CDS encoding DUF6285 domain-containing protein, which gives rise to MTPGNPLHGRPTAAELVAAVAEFIEGDVREATTGQVNFHARVAANVLRTVERELLDAGHGEARAALAALGFDDEATLAAAIRDGRLDARAADVTACLRALVRHRLAVAHPGYHAQ
- a CDS encoding acyl-CoA dehydrogenase family protein, with the translated sequence MDFTLPEHLPGVLAEMDAFIEAEIKPLEREHIQYFDQRREHARTDWDNDGIPTREWEELLSEMRRRADKAGWLRYGLPASLGGRDGTNVDMAVIREHLAHKGLGLHNDLQNESSIVGNFPQVIMMERFGTDAQRRDWSEALITGERSMAFGLTEPQHGSDATWLESAATPDGDEWVINGSKRFNTGVHRATHDLIFARTSGEPGAARGITAFLVPTDTPGFDVPYYWWTFNMPTDHGEVELTDVRVPADAVLGEVDRGLEVAQTFLHENRIRQAASSLGAAQYCIDRAAEYAGNRVVFGKPLAVNQAVQWPLAELQTEAQMVRLLVQYAAWHLDRDHHMEVSDKVSMANYRANRLVCDAADRAMQIYGGLGYSRHEQFEHIYRHHRRYRITEGAEEIQIRRVAQRLFKFGKK
- a CDS encoding TetR/AcrR family transcriptional regulator yields the protein MPAEQLTAKGRQTRQAIAQAARKLFAERGFHGTNLADITSAAGKSPAVFYRYFTDKEDLLAALAESFLHDVVTPSGLRLHLPDSPDDDDFFASVVSGYWNMFKQHIGIMIAVAQLAATQPRFAAVQNEFRRFGMDIVAASVRRAQDQGYGSELNPEHTAAAIALLFENFTTVFVGTHGLDVQISDQDAIATLSTIWKKTLYGSLRRS
- a CDS encoding CaiB/BaiF CoA transferase family protein codes for the protein MTPSGPLDGIRVLELGTLIAGPFAGRLLGDMGADVIKVEPPNAPDPLRTWGQAEVDGHHVFWTVHARNKKAITLDLRRPRGRELFLELVDKSDIIVENFRPGTLEKWDLGYDVLNERNPRIILVRVSGYGQTGPDAHKAGYASVAEAASGLRHLNGFPGGPPPRLALSLGDSLAGMFGAQGALAALYRRSVTGHGQVVDVALTESCLAVQESTIPDYDVGGVVRGPSGTRLDGIAPSNIYRSADDSWVVIAANQDTVFARLCKAMGRPELAGDDRFVTHTARGRNQDELDKIIAAWAAERQPGDIVETLSAAGVIAGSINTVAEVVADPQLRARGMLVEHHDERIQRPVLGPGVVPVLSESPGGVRTAGSAYPGQHNTDVYVGLLGKTAAELDELKAEEVL
- a CDS encoding phosphotransferase family protein, giving the protein MSVDEAELAAKLAAVLAPVLGAGTAVDKLKALTGGASRTTRAFEAVSGGQRRSLILRTGPPDEVHAGMELEAWAQAAAAAAGAPVPHILIAENSTAALGNPFLVCDEIKGETIVRRIQRQFDGGAGDVGRAHLLHQCAQALAAIHRAAVDGPGLTHEDQLDEWRARLDAMSDTTAIFEWGFRWLAAHRPPQSPAVLVHGDFRMGNLIVDESNLAAVLDWELVHVGHAYEDLAWFCIRAWRFGAPSGFGAGGLGSIESFLLAYEQASGTTVDRVAFHWWLVLATLRWGVICRFQAQRHLSGQSRSVELAAIGRRVCETEWDLLDLLDEAPR